From a single Shewanella donghaensis genomic region:
- a CDS encoding ATP-binding protein, with amino-acid sequence MNISKKLFLAFVGLTSVVLIATLSLARWSFDQGFINYINTLEQERLERLSIDLTALYSESNSNWDNVTSAQFSGLFRFHSPNPRPFTQSERSHRARPERRPPPLDFDARRTPREFNADGRKPPPHMRPSPKGEPNRKLGPATGIYTPDFELLAGVDIDDVETATFMPVKYNDVVIAKLYSAQIIKANTDSAALFSQQQLWTSLWIGLGCLMLASLISWVLARFLLVPVKEVVKGVTYLTNGNYGERFNQQRQDELGKLMNDIDHLAMTLDKNRTAKNRWFADISHELRTPLSILCGEIDAIKVGIRPFDKPQLESLEQEVMRIKHLVDDLYQLSLSDVGGLKYNLEVVDITECISLSLASLNDKITAKALTYSFNHAEPVMINVDKMRIQQLLANVILNSVAYTDAPGNIDIQLIHEATRVLILINDTKPTVSVNDCELLFDPLHRQDSSRVRRNNGAGLGLTICRNIVEAHDGTITARPSNLGGLCIEIILPLKKGL; translated from the coding sequence ATGAATATATCTAAAAAGCTATTCCTCGCCTTTGTTGGCTTAACCAGTGTTGTGTTGATTGCTACCTTGTCATTAGCTAGGTGGAGTTTTGATCAAGGCTTTATTAATTACATCAATACCCTTGAACAAGAAAGGTTAGAACGCTTATCTATTGATTTAACGGCGTTATATAGTGAATCTAATTCTAATTGGGATAATGTGACTTCAGCACAGTTTTCCGGGTTATTTAGATTTCATTCGCCTAACCCTAGACCCTTTACCCAATCTGAAAGAAGTCATCGCGCACGGCCTGAACGAAGGCCACCACCATTAGACTTTGACGCTCGCAGAACACCAAGAGAATTTAACGCTGACGGGAGAAAGCCGCCTCCCCATATGAGACCGTCGCCTAAAGGTGAACCCAATCGAAAGTTAGGACCTGCTACGGGTATTTACACGCCCGATTTTGAACTGCTTGCTGGTGTTGATATTGATGATGTCGAAACTGCGACATTTATGCCGGTTAAATATAATGATGTTGTTATCGCCAAGTTATATAGCGCACAGATTATTAAAGCCAATACAGACTCTGCGGCGTTATTTTCACAACAACAGCTTTGGACTAGCTTATGGATTGGTCTGGGATGCTTAATGTTAGCCAGTTTAATTTCCTGGGTTTTAGCGCGGTTTTTATTGGTACCGGTTAAAGAAGTCGTAAAAGGGGTGACTTACCTAACCAATGGTAATTATGGCGAGCGATTCAATCAGCAGCGCCAAGATGAGTTAGGTAAATTAATGAATGATATTGACCACCTTGCAATGACGCTTGATAAAAATAGAACCGCTAAAAATAGATGGTTCGCTGATATCTCACATGAGCTAAGAACGCCATTAAGTATTTTATGTGGCGAGATAGATGCCATAAAAGTTGGGATTAGACCATTTGATAAACCGCAACTAGAGTCATTAGAGCAAGAAGTCATGCGTATAAAGCACTTAGTTGATGATTTATATCAATTATCTTTATCTGATGTTGGGGGACTGAAATATAATTTAGAAGTCGTTGATATTACAGAGTGTATTTCTTTATCGTTAGCATCTTTAAATGACAAAATTACTGCTAAAGCGTTAACTTATTCATTTAATCATGCTGAACCTGTCATGATCAATGTAGACAAAATGCGTATTCAACAATTACTGGCTAATGTCATATTAAACTCTGTTGCTTATACCGACGCACCTGGCAACATTGATATTCAGTTGATTCATGAAGCTACTAGAGTATTAATTCTTATCAATGACACCAAGCCAACAGTCTCGGTAAATGATTGCGAATTATTGTTTGACCCATTACATCGACAAGATAGTTCTCGAGTGCGCCGCAATAATGGTGCTGGACTTGGGCTAACGATATGCAGAAATATTGTCGAAGCACATGATGGGACAATAACGGCAAGACCTTCTAATCTTGGTGGCTTGTGTATCGAAATAATTTTGCCATTGAAAAAAGGGCTTTAA